Below is a genomic region from Dechloromonas denitrificans.
CGGTGAACCGGACATTTGCCGGCAATCTCAAGCAAGCGTTGACGCTGCTCCTGGCTCAGTGGGCCATCGAGCTTGATTGTCCGGTTGATTTGATCGCGCTTGCTGCCGTCGATCTCGATTTTTTCATGGCTCAGTTCGACATGGATGCCGGTGAGCGGCAAATCCTTGCGCTCGGCGTACATGCGCAGGGTCATCGAGGTGCATGCGCCAAGACCGGACATCAGGAAATCGAACGGAGCCGGGCCTGCATCGGCGCCGCCCATGTCGGTCGGTTCGTCGGCAATCAGGCGGTGCTGGCCGGCACGCACTTCCTGCTGGTATCTTCCCAATCCATTTTCCGCTACGACGACCAAACCTGACATGACAGCCTCCGTGAATGAAATCCCCGAAATGATACGCCCCTCGCCGTGGGTTGAGCGCTTTGCCAGCTATATTCCGGTGAATGGCCGGGTGCT
It encodes:
- a CDS encoding OsmC family protein, producing the protein MSGLVVVAENGLGRYQQEVRAGQHRLIADEPTDMGGADAGPAPFDFLMSGLGACTSMTLRMYAERKDLPLTGIHVELSHEKIEIDGSKRDQINRTIKLDGPLSQEQRQRLLEIAGKCPVHRALSGSIVLPCKLAE